Proteins encoded by one window of Xenopus tropicalis strain Nigerian chromosome 6, UCB_Xtro_10.0, whole genome shotgun sequence:
- the LOC116411568 gene encoding pentraxin fusion protein-like: MEGRYVSVVIPGRREYLTLCEVEVYGEKLADPTGVNLARLGEAWQSSNYESYPAEAAIDGIKVTDLFTHPCTHTYIDNPAWWRLDLKKRYKVQTVIIVNRGDCCWERLLGAEIHIGNSADDNNPV, from the exons ATGGAGGGTCGCTATGTGAGTGTGGTGATTCCCGGGCGCAGGGAATATCTCACCCTCTGTGAAGTGGAGGTTTATGGGGAGAAGCTTGCCGACCCCACAG GAGTTAATCTGGCGAGACTTGGGGAAGCTTGGCAAAGCTCCAATTACGAGTCATACCCTGCCGAGGCAGCCATCGACGGCATCAAAGTGACCGATCTCTTCACTCACCCCTGTACCCACACGTACATCGATAACCCGGCCTGGTGGCGGCTGGACCTGAAGAAGAGGTACAAAGTCCAGACAGTGATCATAGTGAACAGAGGGGACTGCTGCTGGGAACGTCTCTTGGGAGCCGAGATTCATATTGGAAATTCCGCAGATGATAACAACCCAGTGTGA